Genomic DNA from Carassius gibelio isolate Cgi1373 ecotype wild population from Czech Republic chromosome B14, carGib1.2-hapl.c, whole genome shotgun sequence:
ATGACCTCTTAACTGTAGTTCATTTTTGTCAATACCTATTTGTCTGAATGTCATTTTTGAGTATCTGTtgtgtacgtatatatatatatatatatatatatatatatatatatatatatatatatatatatatatatatatatatatatatttataaatttattattattatttgccaaTTGCTTGTATTATTTTGTGAAACGGCCTTGGGCTCTTGACTGTCTGGTGTATTTTGTTTGCCAATTTGCTTCTGTTATTTTGGAAAACGTCCTTGGGTTCTTGAAaggcactataaaaataaaacattattattatttttttatttttttgcatgttatttGTAACAATCATTAACCAAAATAGGCTTCATttttgctaaatataaatatataataatacatataatgaCATTTCTTTCCTTGACCTATGACATGTAACTGACACATTTCTTTCAGATTCAAACCAATACAGTCAAGATAATAAATGTGTTGGTGAAGTGCATCAGCTTTGAGGTCAAAGAGATAGAATTCTTTATTCAAACTCTAATTGCAGAGCACAGACTTTTTTCACCAAATTATATGAAATTACAGTCCAGCTGTTCATTGCTGCTAATCAAAGTCTAGTCTAGATGTTCCACTGAatgtatgcaaagaaaaaaagaaaaagaaaagaatgaaatCAATGCGACTCTCACATCCATGTGATACATGCTACATgacctttaaaaataaagcatgctGCATCTGCAAGACTATACTACAGCAATAGCAGTGTGTGACACTGAAAAGCCCTCGTACTTATAATTATAGCATACAAAAGCACTTTAACACAACATCTCACCGAATGCACATAAAAAACAGAGTGCAGAGGAGTTTTTGCTTAGTTGTAGGTGTCAAAGACATGAGTCCCCCAGAAAGCCTCTTGATGCATGATTAGGTGATGAAGCTCCAATATATCACTTTTTCATATTGTGTCATTGCTGTATTCCAAAAGGAATTCTGTTGGTCTTCACTGGGTCACTCGCTTAAAGTTACTTAGATACAGAATCTTAACTGCACATTTTCATTATCTTTTGCTAAACATTATAATCCCACATTCTATTTAAAAGACAACCTTAGTCACTGTTACTACTGTAAGCAATGCATTACACATGAAGCCAGACACATTCTCTTCCCTTTAAAAGAAATTgcaaaggaaaaaaacaaacattgttgTCTACGAGAGCTGTGTTTGGACTGTTCACACGTAAAGTACACATCTGTTGACTTTACACACAAGcttttttcatttgatttctaGAAATCTAGAATACAAACACAGCAAATGCATTTCTTAGAAAGCTGTCACTTGCTGTGCTGTTTTGCAGCTCTAGTAGCATGTGAACGGTTTGCTTTCCAAGAGTCAAGACAAGTCagctttatttgtatagctcttttcacgatacatattgtttcaaagccgCTTTTGGTAAAACAGTGCCTTTATACCCCTAGCGAGCAAGACAAAGGCAACTGTGCCAGGAAAGGATGCTGGAACGAGGAAGGATGTTTATtttaacactgatgataataagaaatgatttcctgagcagcaaatcagcacatgatttctgaaggatttgcATTTTACAACATATTAGATTGAACAAAAAACTGTAAAGAAATATTTCAGaacattacagttttactgtatttttaaactatGGCTGGATGCAGGCAGTTGTTTTGTTGGACAATTTGTACAAAagatacacattttttatttggaTAGGACAGTAGAGTGACGACAGGGAAGCATTGGGTGGAGAGAGGGGAGCAGGATCAGCGAAGGATCAAGAGACAGGAATTGAACTCGGGTTGTCATGAACAACTCTATGTTGATGCACTAACCATCAGGCTATTGGCACAGACAGGGTACAAAAGATAAACTCAAATTCTACTCACTGAATCATCTTTAGTGAAAGCTACAATTTGTCCTCATTTTAACTTATACAAAGTTATTTATGCTACAATATAGTTTCAAAATCTCTCTGTTTTGCATGAATATTATAATAGCCCTGcatttgagttttcattaaagttTAATCCtgaatctttttttattctcatataaaaaaatatcattaaaaaaataagatcTCTTTCTTCCAGAAAATGGAAAAATAGATCAAATAGAGATCAAATTACTTGTGCTTACGTCTCCAACTTCTCAATATTGCTCTCTATAGAAAAAGACCCTATTAATCTCACAAGTCTGCTCTGTATAGAGTATCAGAAGACATTTTAATCATAtcacaaactgtgctcagatttgcccaGATACCAAAGTCTGCTAAAGAGATCAGATTTCagtatgaactcaaacatttcttgGCAAATTTAAGGCTAATTTATCTGAGCTCAATTTTCAAACTATTACtgtttctgtttctatttctcCTTAGCAATTTAATGAGAAACATCTCATACAAAGTTACATTTACAtgacattaatgcatttagcagacacttttatccaaagcaacttacagtgcattcagactataaatgttttacctaacatgtgttccctgggaatcaaacccacaaccttttgcactgctaatgcaatgctctaccactcaACCACAGGAACAAATTGATGCAGCAATATCAAaagagctaaaaaaataaataaaagttatttatttatttattttacattaactcTTGGGTGGCACTACTTTGATTACCATGATTTATTGTTCCTATTTCCAGGTACATTGCAATCGTTCACCCCACATCTGAAAAGAGGACCATTCAGTGGACCATCATCATTAACATTTTGGTGTGGTTGGGCAGCTTCCTTCTGAGCATCCCGGTCATGATATATGCTAAAGTCATCTCCAAAAAGAACATGAACATTTGTATGATTAACCTGGATGGGCCTCAGGATATGTACTGGTACACACTCTACCAGTCCATGCTGGGGTTCATCGTCCCCCTCATTATAATAAGCACATTTTACACTCTCACTCTGTACCACGTGTTCCGCTCCATCCGGCGGGTCAAACGCAAGCAGTCAGTGTGGGCCAAGCGGGCCACTAAGACAGTTGTGATGGTGATCGCCCTGTTCTTGGTCTGCTGGTCTCCCTATCATGTCATCCAGGTGATCAACCTCAGCATCCAGCAGCCCACCAGTGCTTTTGTCTACGCGTACAACATCAGCATCTGCCTGAGTTACTCTCACAGCTGCATCAACCCTCTAATGCTGCTGTTGTTCGCCCAAAACTACCGCGATCGCATCTGCCATCACAAAGAGCTACGCTCCCAAATCAGCTCGTCCAAGACCACCGTCAAAACCGACGGAGGGTCTGGCATGAGCCCGGACACCAGCCACCGCTGTACCGTTATCTAGCGCCCGTCAAGCCTCGTTGGACATGCTAACTGAGGAAATGAAGCAAAAATGTAAGGCCTGCACTGCAACACTTGCTGCACGGGTGTCAATCGCATGGTAGCTTGTTTCTCAAAGGGGATAACTGTGAAATGAAATGCCACAGTGAACTTTCAGGAGGCAGCAAGGATTGAATCAGCACTCGACTGTGGTTATGGTTTGTGTCACTATAAAAAAGTCATTATAATGTTTTCAATGTTTACTGTTAATTTATCTGTTATTCTTTGTATACTGTTacggagtgtctatttacactaggTGCAAATAGCACACATTGTTGACAGAGGTTATTATGCTAACTCCGCCCACCAATGTGTGATTGGGATAGTCAACAATACAAAAGATGGCTAGCTAGCAACAAGCTCCAGTGGCATAGACTTTTGACGTGAATGTTTGGATCTGCCTTTTATCAACCTCTTTCTTCTCcctttttaattttcatattacATCTGAAaggcattttttaatatataaaaatgaaggaaataatcGAAAAGTTGAATATAAAGTATCAATTAGGGGTAGAGTtagtgtagggagggctttattggtGGAATCCATCGAATCATTTgaattacaattataatttacactcaatatgttattattgcgtactgttttataatgtgaaataataaaatactgcagataattgccactattgtcaataagtagtataaatagcagaaaatctcGCTTTTTCTATATAGTGTATATAGAATCTATCGCTATTTGCACTGTGTAATAGAAAATATGGTATTTTCAGTTATTGTAAATATCATCTAGTTGCTATTTAGGTACACTTATCACTATTTACACTTAGTGCAAATAGCCGCTGCCATACTGTTAATGTATCTGTTGTTTTGAATGTTtcaagttctgtcatcatttacaaactGTTAGGTTGTTctgtctcttttttattttttggaaattgTTGAAAGGTTGAAATTTTCAGGCAATTACGGTGAATACAGACTGAGGCTTTCAAGCTTCACGGAGACaaaaaatataagtatataaaaaGAATAGTAGTGTAGCTACTGATGGATATTTGAAGTCTTGAAGTCATTCAATATTTTTTGtcctttgtgtgaggaacaggctATACTTCAAATGTTTGACACTGATATTATTTCCTTTTAGTGAGATGTTTTCCACTATAAGCAGATCATTTAATTTGTGAACTGGATTAGTTAAAGTTTGTAAATGAATTTTTCAGATTGGTTAAGTGAATGAATCTACTGATTCAGCTAAATGAATTCGAATTATccatgcacacaatatatatttattttatttttggggtaaactatagCTTTAGAACCTCAGAATAAAGGGCCTGAGTCATACGCACCATTTTGGGAAACTATTATATTTCTTGAAGTATTAAAGCTTCGGTGCTTGTTCgttgaaaaaaaactttttttttctgcaaaatgaaaaactgtgccttttgtgttccacatgaGAAAGAATTTCAAACAGGTTCAGAATGACagcagggtgagtaaatgatgacagcatttccaTTGCTTATTCTTATTAAGGACAGATAATTGTCAGGATTTTGTGATACAGTATTGGCGGCTTTTGTTTGTATTCTTAGGGAATGATAAACCAAACCAGAATTGTCTTTTATGCAGAAGGCTATATATAATGTCtttgtaatatgaaataaaataaaaatagtgtttttgtgGGTATGTGCTGTGTTGAAGAAATTCATTAGTATGTAAATTAAGCATTATGCTTAATCAAATACACAGGCGTAACTAATCATAAATATGACATTCTGTGGCATTTAAAACTGTACTCTGATAAATGTGTAAAACTATTttgcaaaatatattaaatattgaaatgtgtTGGTTTTAAATGTCTCCAGATGTGGATCCTTTGACATCAGGCTGTCATGCACGTCTGTTTAATCTTGACTTAGGACATTGTAGAAGATATAATATCCGTGACTGTATGCttctaaacattttattacatgaaTTCACAAAGATATCCAGTGTGAAATTCCCAGTGTGGTTCTGTTTTCCCATTTGTTTTCTAAGAAGCCCCTGCGGCCTGTGTGAGAACAGTCATGTTCACTGTTAACGTGTGACACTTAAACTATGTGTGACTAGTCACATTTCAGTCTTGCCGCCCTCAGTCAACACATTATGATGCCTGGCAAATAAACAACGAATTGCATATTATATCTTATATACTCTGGCATGCACTGACAAATTACTTTATAGTAGGGAAGGCAAAGATAAAAAGGCAGATGACCATTTTTAGGTTATTCAGGGAGAAGAACTGTATAATTCATGGTCACTGATTTAACATACACCTCCTGTTTCTTGTCTGTCCATACTATCCCGAAGgcttttgtttttatgtgctataaatgtacaaaataaactCTAAAAAACCTTGACCATTTGAATATAAATCATGTAGTTCTTGTATCATGTTGTAAATAAacaatcacaatattactgtgtttaCAACACTCTATTGAATGTGAAGTACCAAATAAATAATTCAGCCAGAAATCTAAATTTGATGAAAGTGACCCTCGGGCCagccaaaatgtagatgagtttgtttcttcatctgaacagatttggaccCTCTGCAGTGCATTATGGACTTCAAACGCCTTGATGTATTAGTTTCATATAAACATGGACTCCTATTTTGGTTAAATTGCACTAATGATGGATTAATTtcagacaaacacacagctttttacaTCACGAGACATTAATTGATGAAccggagtcatgtggattacttgtggattactgtaatgtttttatgagctgtttggactccgacggcacccattcactgccgagGATGGCGAGGAGCTggtttctccaaatatgttccaataaagaaacaaactcatgtacaTCTTGGATAACCtgtgggtgagtacattttcagaaactGAAACTTAATAAATCACCCCCAAAAAAAACTGGTGCATTTTTCGTTCTTTTGTCAAACACAAAAGGATTGTTAAAGCAAATTAATTTGATGAGATTTCAAAGATATGGAAGAGAGCTACTGACAATTTCTGTGAGACCATACTTTTCCCAGGGAGTTTCCTCAGGTGTTCCTGACAGTTCTATATACAGTATTCACCCTAAAGCTACTGAAAAAGCAAAAAGAGGTGTTGTTCTCCGTGTCACAAAGACTTCAGTCAGTCTCACCCGATCCCCCGTGCCTTGTtatgggtgattttaatcacaGTAATTGCAACAAAACACCAAGCCATTTTCATCAGTACATCACTTGTTACACTCCTAGAAATAAGACTCTAGATTTATGATACAGATTCATACGAGGGGCATACAGACTGGGCTCTTCTGTCCATAGCTGATAACATTAGTGGCAAGGTGTTGAAAACATGTAAGTGGTATATTTACAAAGATTTTAAACATGTCTCTTAAAATGCCGATTATCCCACAGATTAGGAAAACATGCTACAGATGTTCCTGTGGCCAAATGTAGGATCCCGAAGGTTTTAAATGATTTTAGACCAGAAGCCCTCACCTCGCTGGTGATGAAAACTTTGATAAAATTGTGGAGATATTGAAGCATGCAGAAGATGAATTAGATCCCTTTCAGTTTGCGTAGAGCAGGGAAGTGGTGTGGAAGATGTGCtaactacactgaaaaaatgatacaatgatttattttaatcgaACACTGTGTGAGAGTCAGTGTTGTGCTATCTTCCAAGTTATATTCTTCTACAGGTTCCCCTCAGGGGTGCGTTCTTTACCatctagtttttattttataaactaaTGATTGCAGGAGTACATTTGACAATAGGCTTATaatgaagtttgcagatgatacTGTCATTGTGAGTCTCCTGGTAAATGAGGAGACATCTCATGGACCTGTGGTGGAGGATTTGGTTTCTTGCTGTGCGAATTGCAGGTTAAATTTGAACGTAGTTAACCAAATAAATGATCATAGATCTAATTCTCCTACTGTCATTGAACTGGACATTGAACTTGTGGATGAGTATAGATATCTGGGTACAGTGATTGATAATAAATTCAATTTTGATGCTAATACTGGGACTATCTGTAAAAAGGTCCAACAACGTTTGTTTTTCTTAAGAAAATGAACTCTTTCTAAAGTATGCACATTGTTAATGACACTGTTTTATCGCTGCTTAGCTTTTTGAATGATTATGTGTGAGACTGTGTTAATGTGATATGTGACACCTGTGCAAACCAAATTTCCCAAGGGATGAATAAATTCAACTGAACTGAAATAACATTAAATCCGTCTATTCCTAACTGAATGTTACCGCATTATGTTTCAgaagaatttagaaaaaaaatatataaatcagtttCTTTGATACTTACCGTAAATACTTACGGTATTTTAGAAGCTCCTTTCAGTGTATGACGAAAAAAGCTTCCAGAAAATTCTACAAAATATATCATTTTGTGCTGTACAGAACAAGTAACAATATGAAACTCATTAAACGATGATGGAAGTttaatttttggggtgaattatttattaatttaaaagtttttttaattagtCTTATAGAATAAGTGTCATAAATTAAAGGTGTTAGGTACCTTTACTGCCCAGAAACATGTATGCAATTTTACTCTACTCCACAATTTATCTATTCACTCTGTTATGTGACTACTATTGACTATGTAGTAGACAAAAGTGTAATATAATCTTATGAATAATCTTTCGGTCCATATTTCTGAAGAAAACTAACAACATCTATTACCTGTTCAACTGATGCACAGGATTAgaaggtttatttataatgacataaCCCATTTCATGAACCTCATTATGGCCTATAATTACTCTATAACAGCCTTTTTTGTACCAGGTGCAGCCTAAGTTGTAAACATTCATCCCTTGATGATGTTTCCCTGTTCTGCTAAGTTAACCCCTCATAAAGATGGCTGGATGAACTGAAAAGCATGAGGATGGAGTCAAACGTCTCCCCAGTCAAGCATATTTAGACATCACTGAACCATCAGAAGCAAGTTCAGAAGCTCTGAATGCAAAGCAGATTTCAACTTCTTTCATACCTCGAATAACCAGAGGCTTTTCTTCTTAATGAATAGACGTCTCATTTGTGAGCagcattggataaaagcattttctAAATGGATAATTGTAAATGTGGACTAT
This window encodes:
- the LOC127971067 gene encoding melanin-concentrating hormone receptor 2, giving the protein MNTSDILCDSEFANSSNFSCVNRTVPSYSIIDIASFMHIFPTIYGILCSVGVLANGLVIYAVASCKKKMVSDIYVLNLAIADLLFLLVMPFNIHQLVRDRQWVFGHFMCKAVVVVDVSNQFTTVGIVTVLCIDRYIAIVHPTSEKRTIQWTIIINILVWLGSFLLSIPVMIYAKVISKKNMNICMINLDGPQDMYWYTLYQSMLGFIVPLIIISTFYTLTLYHVFRSIRRVKRKQSVWAKRATKTVVMVIALFLVCWSPYHVIQVINLSIQQPTSAFVYAYNISICLSYSHSCINPLMLLLFAQNYRDRICHHKELRSQISSSKTTVKTDGGSGMSPDTSHRCTVI